Within the Bacillota bacterium genome, the region ATGGCTTCGCCGGAGAAACTTCTCGTGGACTGCCTTGACCTACCTAAGTATTCCGGCGGAATCGTCGAAGTTTCCAAATTCCTGTGGCGTACGAGGGATACCATGGATTGGAGTAGAGTGCTCGAGTACTGCACCAGGATGCGCAACGGGGCGATCAGCAAACGGCTGGGCTTCCTGCTCGAGTTTTTCTCGATTCGCCCCGACGTGGTCGAGCGACTCCAGTCATCCCTCAGCGCCGGGTACGCTCTATTGGATCCAACGCTCCCCAAGTCTGGCCCGTATTCATGCA harbors:
- a CDS encoding type IV toxin-antitoxin system AbiEi family antitoxin, which codes for MYHYGYTEQVPRTVFVATTRRKGSIRFSGRRFQFVKLAQHKFFGYRQVWVGADRVHMASPEKLLVDCLDLPKYSGGIVEVSKFLWRTRDTMDWSRVLEYCTRMRNGAISKRLGFLLEFFSIRPDVVERLQSSLSAGYALLDPTLPKSGPYSCRWRLQVNVREQEIASWRLS